One Solanum pennellii chromosome 10, SPENNV200 genomic region harbors:
- the LOC107032210 gene encoding myb-related protein 2-like isoform X2 — MYHHHHQDKSMHPSTRMSVPERHLFLQGGNGNGDSGLVLSTDAKPRLKWTPDLHERFIEAVNQLGGADKATPKSVLKLMGIQGLTLYHLKSHLQKYRLSKNLHGQANASGANKAAAGVERISENSATCMSNPSMVPQPNKNIQISEAIQMQIEVQRRLHEQLEVQRHLQLRIEAQGKYLQSVLEKAQETLGRQNMETVGLEAVKVQLSEFVSKASNQCLNSPFPDIKELSGFHSQQTQATQPTDRSIDSCLTSRDGSLRDNTMHDNQIGLRPFGFTPSIERKDIENDTRLQQTELRWCDNLKENRRLFSPMNEGREKTFTRETNCNNLSMSIGLQDEKLNGSMNHSDGNFNGTERDVKLFHQVTNRSESVPQRHKSSQEYKLSYFEPKLDLNMHDETDAASSCKQFDLNGFSWS, encoded by the exons ATGTACCATCATCACCACCAGGATAAGAGCATGCACCCTTCAACAAGAATGTCTGTTCCTGAACGACATCTGTTCCTGCAAGGTGGAAATGGCAACGGAGATTCAGGGCTTGTCCTATCAACTGATGCTAAGCCAAGATTGAAATGGACACCGGACCTCCATGAGAGGTTTATAGAAGCAGTTAATCAACTTGGTGGAGCAGACA AAGCCACTCCAAAATCAGTTCTAAAGCTTATGGGGATTCAAGGATTAACCTTGTACCACTTAAAGAGTCATCTTCAG AAATACAGACTAAGTAAGAATCTCCATGGACAAGCAAATGCTAGCGGGGCAAATAAAGCTG CAGCAGGAGTAGAAAGGATATCTGAGAATAGTGCAACATGTATGAGTAATCCAAGCATGGTACCCCAACCAAACAA AAATATTCAAATAAGTGAAGCAATACAAATGCAAATAGAAGTGCAGAGAAGGCTTCACGAGCAGCTTGAG GTACAACGACATTTACAGTTACGGATAGAAGCTCAGGGAAAATATCTGCAGTCCGTGCTCGAGAAAGCACAAGAAACTCTTGGAAGACAAAACATGGAAACAGTAGGATTAGAGGCAGTCAAGGTTCAACTATCAGAATTCGTATCCAAAGCATCCAATCAATGCCTGAACTCTCCATTTCCGGATATAAAAGAGCTATCAGGATTTCACAGCCAACAAACACAAGCTACACAGCCAACAGATCGTTCAATCGACAGCTGCTTGACCTCTCGTGATGGCTCTTTGAGGGACAACACAATGCATGATAACCAAATTGGATTGAGGCCTTTCGGCTTTACACCATCTATCGAGCGTAAGGATATTGAAAATGATACCAGGCTACAGCAGACTGAACTACGATGGTGTGACAACCTCAAGGAGAACAGAAGATTATTCTCCCCAATGAACGAGGGTAGAGAAAAAACATTCACCCGAGAGACGAACTGCAATAACTTATCAATGAGTATTGGACTTCAAGACGAAAAACTGAATGGAAGCATGAACCACTCTGATGGAAACTTCAATGGAACAGAGAGAGATGTCAAACTATTTCACCAGGTAACCAACAGAAGTGAATCAGTGCCACAGAGGCACAAATCTTCGCAAGAGTATAAGCTGTCATACTTTGAACCTAAACTGGATCTAAACATGCATGATGAAACTGATGCTGCTTCAAGTTGTAAGCAATTTGACCTAAATGGTTTCAGTTGGAGCTGA
- the LOC107032210 gene encoding myb-related protein 2-like isoform X3, with amino-acid sequence MYHHHHQDKSMHPSTRMSVPERHLFLQGGNGNGDSGLVLSTDAKPRLKWTPDLHERFIEAVNQLGGADKATPKSVLKLMGIQGLTLYHLKSHLQKYRLSKNLHGQANASGANKAVAAAGVERISENSATCMSNPSMVPQPNKNIQISEAIQMQIEVQRRLHEQLELRIEAQGKYLQSVLEKAQETLGRQNMETVGLEAVKVQLSEFVSKASNQCLNSPFPDIKELSGFHSQQTQATQPTDRSIDSCLTSRDGSLRDNTMHDNQIGLRPFGFTPSIERKDIENDTRLQQTELRWCDNLKENRRLFSPMNEGREKTFTRETNCNNLSMSIGLQDEKLNGSMNHSDGNFNGTERDVKLFHQVTNRSESVPQRHKSSQEYKLSYFEPKLDLNMHDETDAASSCKQFDLNGFSWS; translated from the exons ATGTACCATCATCACCACCAGGATAAGAGCATGCACCCTTCAACAAGAATGTCTGTTCCTGAACGACATCTGTTCCTGCAAGGTGGAAATGGCAACGGAGATTCAGGGCTTGTCCTATCAACTGATGCTAAGCCAAGATTGAAATGGACACCGGACCTCCATGAGAGGTTTATAGAAGCAGTTAATCAACTTGGTGGAGCAGACA AAGCCACTCCAAAATCAGTTCTAAAGCTTATGGGGATTCAAGGATTAACCTTGTACCACTTAAAGAGTCATCTTCAG AAATACAGACTAAGTAAGAATCTCCATGGACAAGCAAATGCTAGCGGGGCAAATAAAGCTG TTGCAGCAGCAGGAGTAGAAAGGATATCTGAGAATAGTGCAACATGTATGAGTAATCCAAGCATGGTACCCCAACCAAACAA AAATATTCAAATAAGTGAAGCAATACAAATGCAAATAGAAGTGCAGAGAAGGCTTCACGAGCAGCTTGAG TTACGGATAGAAGCTCAGGGAAAATATCTGCAGTCCGTGCTCGAGAAAGCACAAGAAACTCTTGGAAGACAAAACATGGAAACAGTAGGATTAGAGGCAGTCAAGGTTCAACTATCAGAATTCGTATCCAAAGCATCCAATCAATGCCTGAACTCTCCATTTCCGGATATAAAAGAGCTATCAGGATTTCACAGCCAACAAACACAAGCTACACAGCCAACAGATCGTTCAATCGACAGCTGCTTGACCTCTCGTGATGGCTCTTTGAGGGACAACACAATGCATGATAACCAAATTGGATTGAGGCCTTTCGGCTTTACACCATCTATCGAGCGTAAGGATATTGAAAATGATACCAGGCTACAGCAGACTGAACTACGATGGTGTGACAACCTCAAGGAGAACAGAAGATTATTCTCCCCAATGAACGAGGGTAGAGAAAAAACATTCACCCGAGAGACGAACTGCAATAACTTATCAATGAGTATTGGACTTCAAGACGAAAAACTGAATGGAAGCATGAACCACTCTGATGGAAACTTCAATGGAACAGAGAGAGATGTCAAACTATTTCACCAGGTAACCAACAGAAGTGAATCAGTGCCACAGAGGCACAAATCTTCGCAAGAGTATAAGCTGTCATACTTTGAACCTAAACTGGATCTAAACATGCATGATGAAACTGATGCTGCTTCAAGTTGTAAGCAATTTGACCTAAATGGTTTCAGTTGGAGCTGA
- the LOC107032210 gene encoding myb-related protein 2-like isoform X1 — MYHHHHQDKSMHPSTRMSVPERHLFLQGGNGNGDSGLVLSTDAKPRLKWTPDLHERFIEAVNQLGGADKATPKSVLKLMGIQGLTLYHLKSHLQKYRLSKNLHGQANASGANKAVAAAGVERISENSATCMSNPSMVPQPNKNIQISEAIQMQIEVQRRLHEQLEVQRHLQLRIEAQGKYLQSVLEKAQETLGRQNMETVGLEAVKVQLSEFVSKASNQCLNSPFPDIKELSGFHSQQTQATQPTDRSIDSCLTSRDGSLRDNTMHDNQIGLRPFGFTPSIERKDIENDTRLQQTELRWCDNLKENRRLFSPMNEGREKTFTRETNCNNLSMSIGLQDEKLNGSMNHSDGNFNGTERDVKLFHQVTNRSESVPQRHKSSQEYKLSYFEPKLDLNMHDETDAASSCKQFDLNGFSWS, encoded by the exons ATGTACCATCATCACCACCAGGATAAGAGCATGCACCCTTCAACAAGAATGTCTGTTCCTGAACGACATCTGTTCCTGCAAGGTGGAAATGGCAACGGAGATTCAGGGCTTGTCCTATCAACTGATGCTAAGCCAAGATTGAAATGGACACCGGACCTCCATGAGAGGTTTATAGAAGCAGTTAATCAACTTGGTGGAGCAGACA AAGCCACTCCAAAATCAGTTCTAAAGCTTATGGGGATTCAAGGATTAACCTTGTACCACTTAAAGAGTCATCTTCAG AAATACAGACTAAGTAAGAATCTCCATGGACAAGCAAATGCTAGCGGGGCAAATAAAGCTG TTGCAGCAGCAGGAGTAGAAAGGATATCTGAGAATAGTGCAACATGTATGAGTAATCCAAGCATGGTACCCCAACCAAACAA AAATATTCAAATAAGTGAAGCAATACAAATGCAAATAGAAGTGCAGAGAAGGCTTCACGAGCAGCTTGAG GTACAACGACATTTACAGTTACGGATAGAAGCTCAGGGAAAATATCTGCAGTCCGTGCTCGAGAAAGCACAAGAAACTCTTGGAAGACAAAACATGGAAACAGTAGGATTAGAGGCAGTCAAGGTTCAACTATCAGAATTCGTATCCAAAGCATCCAATCAATGCCTGAACTCTCCATTTCCGGATATAAAAGAGCTATCAGGATTTCACAGCCAACAAACACAAGCTACACAGCCAACAGATCGTTCAATCGACAGCTGCTTGACCTCTCGTGATGGCTCTTTGAGGGACAACACAATGCATGATAACCAAATTGGATTGAGGCCTTTCGGCTTTACACCATCTATCGAGCGTAAGGATATTGAAAATGATACCAGGCTACAGCAGACTGAACTACGATGGTGTGACAACCTCAAGGAGAACAGAAGATTATTCTCCCCAATGAACGAGGGTAGAGAAAAAACATTCACCCGAGAGACGAACTGCAATAACTTATCAATGAGTATTGGACTTCAAGACGAAAAACTGAATGGAAGCATGAACCACTCTGATGGAAACTTCAATGGAACAGAGAGAGATGTCAAACTATTTCACCAGGTAACCAACAGAAGTGAATCAGTGCCACAGAGGCACAAATCTTCGCAAGAGTATAAGCTGTCATACTTTGAACCTAAACTGGATCTAAACATGCATGATGAAACTGATGCTGCTTCAAGTTGTAAGCAATTTGACCTAAATGGTTTCAGTTGGAGCTGA